Proteins encoded in a region of the Phocoena phocoena chromosome X, mPhoPho1.1, whole genome shotgun sequence genome:
- the MAGED1 gene encoding melanoma-associated antigen D1, whose amino-acid sequence MSQKMDCGAGLLGFQAEASVEDSTLLMQTLMEAIQISEAPPTNQATAAASAPNASPQSSQSPTASEMADMQALAAATKPKTAFKAQNATTKGPNAAYDFSQALNAKETPNTPPTAAFKSQNAPQKGPNAAYDFSQAATTSELTANKSEMAFKAQNTTTTVGPNATYNFSQSLSASEMVSTQPKTAFRAWNDTTKAPVADTQTQNVNQAKIATSQADIEADPCPGICESDGAAAQTSADGSQAQNLESRTIIRGKRTRKINNLNVEESSSGDQRRAPLAPGTWRSAPVPVTTQSPPGAPPNVLWQTPLAWQNPSGWQNQPARQTPPARQSPPARQTPPAWQNPVAWQNPVIWPNPVIWQNPVIWPNPIVWPGPVVWPNPLAWQNPPGWQTPPGWQTPPGWQGPPDWQGPPDWPLPPDWPLPPDWPLPTDWPLPPDWIPTDWPVPPDWQNLRPSPNLRPSPNSRASQNLGASQPRDVALLQERANKLVKYLMLKDYTKVPIKRSEMLRDIIREYTDVYPEIIERACFVLEKKFGIQLKEIDKEEHLYILISTPESLAGILGTTKDTPKLGLLLVILGVIFMNGNRASEAVLWEALRKMGLRPGVRHPLLGDLRKLLTYEFVKQKYLDYRRVPNSNPPEYEFLWGLRSYHETSKMKVLRFIAEVQKRDPRDWTAQFMEAADEALDALDAAAAEAEARAEARTRMGIGDEAVSGPWSWDDIEFELLTWDEEGDFGDPWSRIPFTFWARYHQNARSRFPQTFAGPIIGPGGTASANFAANFGAIGFFWVE is encoded by the exons ATGTCTCAGAAAATGGACTGTGGTGCGGGCCTCCTCGGCTTCCAG GCTGAGGCCTCCGTGGAAGACAGCACCTTGCTTATGCAGACCCTGATGGAGGCCATCCAGATCTCAGAGGCTCCGCCTACCAACCAGGCCACAGCAGCTGCCAGCGCACCGAATGCTAGTCCTCAGAGTTCACAGTCCCCAACAGCCAGTGAGATGGCTGATATGCAGGCTTTAGCAGCTGCCACTAAGCCTAAGACAGCTTTTAAGGCCCAGAATGCCACCACAAAAGGCCCAAATGCTGCCTATGATTTCTCTCAGGCTCTTAATGCCAAGGAGACTCCCAACACACCGCCTACAGCAGCCTTTAAGTCCCAGAATGCCCCCCAAAAGGGCCCAAATGCTGCCTATGATTTTTCCCAGGCAGCAACCACCAGTGAGTTAACTGCCAACAAGTCGGAGATGGCCTTTAAGGCCCAGAATACCACTACTACGGTGGGCCCAAATGCCACCTACAATTTCTCTCAGTCTCTCAGTGCCAGTGAGATGGTCAGCACTCAGCCCAAAACAGCCTTCAGGGCTTGGAATGATACCACTAAGGCCCCAGTAGCTGATACCCAGACCCAGAATGTTAACCAAGCCAAGATAGCCACTTCCCAGGCTGACATAGAGGCTGACCCATGCCCAGGTATCTGTGAATCTGATGGTGCAGCTGCACAGACATCAGCAGATGGTTCCCAGGCTCAGAATCTGGAGTCCAGGACTATAATTCGGGGCAAGAGGACCCGCAAG ATTAATAACTTGAATGTGGAAGAGAGCAGCAGTGGGGATCAGAGGCGGGCCCCACTGGCTCCAGGGACCTGGAGGTCTGCACCGGTTCCAGTTACCACTCAGAGCCCACCTGGCGCACCCCCCAATGTGCTCTGGCAGACCCCATTGGCTTGGCAGAACCCATCAGGCTGGCAAAACCAGCCAGCCAGGCAGACCCCACCAGCACGTCAGAGCCCCCCAGCTAGGCAGACCCCACCAGCCTGGCAAAACCCAGTTGCTTGGCAGAACCCAGTGATCTGGCCAAACCCAGTGATCTGGCAGAACCCTGTGATCTGGCCGAACCCCATTGTCTGGCCTGGTCCAGTTGTCTGGCCAAACCCATTGGCCTGGCAGAATCCACCTGGATGGCAGACTCCACCTGGATGGCAGACTCCACCAGGCTGGCAGGGTCCTCCAGATTGGCAAGGCCCTCCCGACTGGCCACTACCCCCTGATTGGCCACTGCCACCCGATTGGCCACTTCCCACTGACTGGCCGCTCCCACCTGACTGGATCCCCACTGATTGGCCAGTTCCACCTGACTGGCAGAACCTGCGCCCCTCACCAAACCTGCGCCCCTCTCCCAACTCGCGTGCCTCACAGAACCTGGGTGCCTCACAGCCCCGAGATGTGGCCCTTCTTCAGGAAAGA GCGAATAAGTTGGTCAAGTACCTGATGCTTAAAGATTACACAAAGGTGCCCATCAAGCGCTCAG AAATGCTGAGGGATATCATCCGTGAATACACTGATGTGTATCCAGAAATCATTGAACGCGCATGCTTTGTCCTGGAGAAG AAATTTGGAATTCAGCTGAAGGAAATTGACAAGGAAGAACACCTGTATATTCTCATCAGTACCCCTGAGTCCCTGGCTGGCATACTGGGAAC GACCAAAGACACACCCAAGCTGGGTCTCCTCTTAGTGATTTTGGGTGTCATCTTTATGAATGGCAACCGTGCCAGTGAAG CTGTCCTCTGGGAGGCACTACGCAAGATGGGACTGCGTCCTGG GGTAAGACATCCCCTCCTTGGAGATCTGAGAAAACTTCTCACTTACGAGTTTGTAAAGCAAAA GTATCTAGACTACAGACGAGTGCCCAACAGCAACCCTCCTGAGTATGAGTTCCTCTGGGGCCTCCGTTCCTACCATGAGACTAGCAAGATGAAAGTGCTGCGATTCATTGCAGAG GTTCAGAAGAGAGACCCTCGTGACTGGACTGCGCAGTTCATGGAGGCCGCAGATGAGGCCTTGGATGCTCTGGATGCTGCTGCAGCTGAGGCCGAGGCCCGGGCTGAGGCAAGAACCCGCATGGGGATTGGAGATGAGGCCGTATCTGGGCCCTGGAGCTGGGATGACATTGAGTTTGAGCTGCTGACCTGGGACGAGGAAGGAGATTTTGGAGATCCCTGGTCCAGAATCCCATTTACCTTCTGGGCCAGATACCACCAGAATGCTCGCTCCAGATTTCCTCAGACCTTCGCTGGCCCCATTATTGGCCCTGGTGGTACAGCCAGTGCCAACTTTGCTGCCAACTTTGGTGCCATCGGTTTCTTCTGGGTTGAGTGA